A genomic segment from Natator depressus isolate rNatDep1 chromosome 19, rNatDep2.hap1, whole genome shotgun sequence encodes:
- the LOC141974671 gene encoding leucine zipper protein 1-like isoform X1: MAEFTGYKETSNRHLRFKLQSLGRRLDELEEATKNLQKAEDELLDLQDKVIQAEGSNSSMLADVEALRKRVLKIEGKDEEIKKAEELCQLMKEKLEGEESLTRELKSEIERLQKRMAELEKLEEAFGRSKNDCTQLCLSLNEEKNLTKKISTELEILRMKVKELEASEDRLDKTEHSLVSELEKLKSLTLSFASERKHFNEREKQNEKLIQELTQKLEQNNKLNRADQTRNASNLLERSSNSLLDRNDLRIEDDLTSVLPPKEARRKGSLDYLKHVENETRNKSENQKNKNQEDNKVKDLNQEIEKLKTQIKHFESLEEELKKMKAKNNDLQDSYLSEQNKNKLLTGQLEEIQIKIKKQKDMENGEVESEEMSFPSRIRHDRPKYRGITAEPAISKHKSRELSPQHRRERTRNREFSSNNDNYTTSSKQVPSPSLISRRTAKASSTSALLDTVISDTKRMEDKPAVATFLSMQKDSGAPQNEVKKSREQPSVLSRYPPAAHEHKSWKASSKPGNESGLKTKIEKPSQTFSDVCQGNSDALDEKSSKGEMTVSLTEKMKISQAEMSDLCVEIPFMKNNHAPSNETASSYRYHISSQMLAAESTSSKAEAATVSVVSHRQSPEGRSKRTINSQEREFTDTFHENIKPPTLIKYSNNSRSQEDILQILTSQGKEGMDQSAPSVTGQTNVGIKPDSLRSKAIKPAIHEKLSTDEEMGKSTNATTESELETRKKPSSREFSSSRGVLRASLFENDKNTGNEDDPPKSIKISSDATSVGLKSRRSFSPREALRSKAIIKPVIVEKDMKEVMGGAGSEEYSQKQKSLFKTVTNKMKSSITIFPSEPANTRTNTNEAAKERHTSTSNIRVTPNELSTITNNISTPFEISINKSDIALKLSEADKIGDLALRNTTETLISRSSIMIKPSEPIEKNSCEPSLETISWKSHGSLESDSPETKHITLRSSWRTRRGLQSLEDSQIKVEKNTASIRTKACKSSTDLSETEGANARIHLLEQNSRRSRATINSWNTPELEFRRTQSSLSASELSTRRSYVHDPITASTWNRKTLPEESKDFVPSSRRKQYGSSEQLSQAETSEKRPTSQMELQRRPGTSPHAQLGSKTEDQEGGCRDFSQGNPTSHLWAETGFVSTGI, encoded by the exons atggcagaATTTACAGGTTATAAGGAGACTTCAAATCGCCATCTTCGATTCAAGTTACAGAGTCTTGGCCGTCGTCTTGATGAACTGGAAGAAGCAACAAAAAATCTCCAGAAAGCGGAGGATGAGCTTCTTGACCTTCAGGACAAAGTTATCCAGGCAGAAGGCAGCAATTCTAGCATGCTTGCTGACGTAGAAGCTCTGAGAAAAAGAGTGCTGAAAATTGAAGGCAAGgatgaagaaataaaaaaagcTGAAGAGCTCTGTCAGCTGATGAAGGAAAAACTGGAGGGGGAGGAAAGCCTCACTCGAGAACTTAAATCAGAAATTGAACGGCTTCAGAAGAGAATGGCAGAACTGGAAAAACTGGAGGAAGCTTTTGGCAGGAGCAAGAATGATTGTACTCAGCTGTGTCTGAGccttaatgaagaaaaaaatttgACTAAAAAAATATCTACAGAGTTGGAAATACTTAGGATGAAAGTAAAAGAACTTGAAGCATCTGAAGACAGACTGGATAAAACTGAACATAGTTTAGTAAGTGAGTTAGAAAAGCTGAAATCTTTAACACTGAGCTTTGCTAGTGAAAGAAAACACTTCAATGAAAGAGAAAAGCAGAATGAAAAATTAATCCAGGAGCTAACACAAAAACtagaacaaaacaacaaactaAATAGGGCAGATCAAACTAGAAATGCATCAAACCTGCTAGAAAGATCATCAAATAGTCTTCTGGATAGAAATGACCTGAGAATTGAAGATGACTTGACATCTGTGTTGCCCCCTAAAGAAGCCAGAAGAAAGGGAAGCTTGGATTATCTAAAGCATGTAGAAAATGAAACCAGAAATAAATCAGAAAatcaaaagaataaaaatcaaGAAGACAACAAAGTGAAAGATCTCAATCAAGAAATTGAGAAACTTAAAactcaaattaaacattttgaatcTTTAGAAGAAgaacttaaaaaaatgaaagccaaaAATAATGACCTGCAAGATAGTTATCTGAGTGAACAGAATAAAAACAAGCTCCTGACTGGTCAATTGGAagaaattcaaattaaaataaaaaaacaaaaggatatgGAGAACGGTGAGGTGGAAAGTGAAGAAATGAGCTTTCCCAGCAGAATTAGACATGACAGACCTAAATACAGAGGTATCACAGCTGAGCCGGCAATTTCAAAACACAAGTCACGGGAGCTTTCACCTCAGCATAGACGGGAGAGAACACGGAACAGAGAGTTCTCTTCCAATAATGACAATTATACCACTAGCAGCAAGCAAGTTCCCAGTCCAAGTTTAATTAGTAGGAGAACAGCAAAGGCATCTAGTACATCTGCTCTACTAGACACTGTGATTAGTGATACAAAAAGAATGGAAGACAAACCAGCAGTTGCTACATTTTTATCTATGCAGAAAGATAGTGGTGCGCCACAAAATGAAGTGAAGAAATCGAGAGAGCAGCCATCTGTGCTGAGTCGATACCCACCGGCTGCACATGAGCACAAATCTTGGAAAGCATCTTCCAAACCTGGGAATGAAAGTGGACTGAAGACCAAGATTGAAAAGCCATCTCAGACATTTAGTGATGTTTGCCAAGGTAACTCTGATGCACTTGATGAAAAATCAAGCAAAGGAGAAATGACTGTATCTTTGACTGAAAAGATGAAAATAAGCCAAGCAGAGATGTCTGATCTCTGTGTAGAGATACCCTTTATGAAAAATAATCATGCACCATCGAATGAAACAGCTTCATCATATAGATACCATATCTCTTCTCAGATGTTAGCAGCTGAATCCACCAGCTCTAAAGCAGAAGCAGCAACAGTCTCTGTTGTATCTCACAGACAGTCCCCAGAAGGGAGATCTAAAAGAACAATAAACTCCCAAGAAAGAGAATTTAcagacacttttcatgaaaatatAAAGCCCCCAACTTTAATAAAGTATTCAAACAACTCAAGAAGTCAAGAAGACATTTTACAGATTCTCACAAGTCAAGGTAAGGAGGGAATGGACCAATCTGCACCATCAGTTACAGGTCAGACAAATGTTGGCATAAAACCTGACTCTTTGAGATCCAAAGCCATCAAACCAGCTATCCATGAAAAACTTAGTACAGATGAGGAGATGGGTAAAAGCACCAATGCTACTACTGAATCGGAACTGGAGACGAGAAAAAAACCCAGTTCCAGAGAATTCTCAAGCTCCAGAGGAGTTCTCAGAGCATCTCTCTTTGAAAATGATAAAAATACTGGAAATGAAGATGACCCCCCAAAATCCATAAAGATATCTTCAGATGCCACTAGTGTAGGATTGAAATCCAGACGGTCATTCAGTCCCAGAGAAGCTTTGAGATCAAAAGCCATCATTAAACCTGTAATAGTTGAAAAGGACATGAAAGAAGTAATGGGAGGGGCTGGGTCTGAAGAATACTCTCAAAAACAGAAATCTCTCTTTAAAACTGtgacaaataaaatgaaaagcagcATAACAATCTtcccctctgagccagccaaCACAAGGACCAACACAAATGAAGCAGCAAAGGAAAGACATACTTCTACCAGCAATATTAGAGTCACTCCAAATGAGCTGTCAACCATAACAAACAACATCAGCACACCCTTTGAGATCTCAATTAATAAGAGTGATATTGCTCTGAAATTATCTGAGGCAGATAAAATTGGGGACTTAGCTCTGAGAAACACGACAGAAACACTAATCTCAAGAAGCAGTATTATGATAAAACCTTCTGAACCCATTGAGAAGAACAGTTGTGAGCCATCCTTAGAGACAATCAGCTGGAAAAGCCATGGGTCTTTAGAATCAGATTCACCAGAGACAAAACACATCACTCTGAGAAGCTCTTGGAGGACAAGGCGGGGATTACAATCTTTGGAAGACTCTCAAATCAAAGTGGAAAAAAATACAGCTTCCATTCGTACAAAGGCATGCAAGTCATCTACAGACCTCTCTGAAACGGAAGGGGCCAATGCAAGAATACATTTACTTGAGCAGAATTCAAGAAGGTCCAGGGCCACTATTAATTCTTGGAATACTCCTGAATTAGAATTCAGAAGGACCCAAAGTAGCTTAAGTGCATCGGAGCTATCTACTCGAAGGAGCTACGTCCATGATCCCATCACTGCTTCTACTTGGAATCGCAAAACATTACCA GAGGAAAGCAAAGATTTTGTTCCCAGTTCCAGAAGAAAACAATATGGTTCTTCTGAACAGCTGTCCCAGGCTGAGACTTCAGAGAAAAGGCCAACCTCCCAGATGGAGCTGCAGCGGCGCCCTGGAACCAGCCCCCATGCACAGCTGGGCAGCAAGACAGAGGACCAG GAAGGTGGCTGCAGAGACTTCTCTCAGGGGAACCCCACTTCTCATCTCTGGGCTGAGACTGGATTTGTCTCCACAGGAATATAG
- the LOC141974671 gene encoding leucine zipper protein 1-like isoform X2 produces the protein MAEFTGYKETSNRHLRFKLQSLGRRLDELEEATKNLQKAEDELLDLQDKVIQAEGSNSSMLADVEALRKRVLKIEGKDEEIKKAEELCQLMKEKLEGEESLTRELKSEIERLQKRMAELEKLEEAFGRSKNDCTQLCLSLNEEKNLTKKISTELEILRMKVKELEASEDRLDKTEHSLVSELEKLKSLTLSFASERKHFNEREKQNEKLIQELTQKLEQNNKLNRADQTRNASNLLERSSNSLLDRNDLRIEDDLTSVLPPKEARRKGSLDYLKHVENETRNKSENQKNKNQEDNKVKDLNQEIEKLKTQIKHFESLEEELKKMKAKNNDLQDSYLSEQNKNKLLTGQLEEIQIKIKKQKDMENGEVESEEMSFPSRIRHDRPKYRGITAEPAISKHKSRELSPQHRRERTRNREFSSNNDNYTTSSKQVPSPSLISRRTAKASSTSALLDTVISDTKRMEDKPAVATFLSMQKDSGAPQNEVKKSREQPSVLSRYPPAAHEHKSWKASSKPGNESGLKTKIEKPSQTFSDVCQGNSDALDEKSSKGEMTVSLTEKMKISQAEMSDLCVEIPFMKNNHAPSNETASSYRYHISSQMLAAESTSSKAEAATVSVVSHRQSPEGRSKRTINSQEREFTDTFHENIKPPTLIKYSNNSRSQEDILQILTSQGKEGMDQSAPSVTGQTNVGIKPDSLRSKAIKPAIHEKLSTDEEMGKSTNATTESELETRKKPSSREFSSSRGVLRASLFENDKNTGNEDDPPKSIKISSDATSVGLKSRRSFSPREALRSKAIIKPVIVEKDMKEVMGGAGSEEYSQKQKSLFKTVTNKMKSSITIFPSEPANTRTNTNEAAKERHTSTSNIRVTPNELSTITNNISTPFEISINKSDIALKLSEADKIGDLALRNTTETLISRSSIMIKPSEPIEKNSCEPSLETISWKSHGSLESDSPETKHITLRSSWRTRRGLQSLEDSQIKVEKNTASIRTKACKSSTDLSETEGANARIHLLEQNSRRSRATINSWNTPELEFRRTQSSLSASELSTRRSYVHDPITASTWNRKTLPEESKDFVPSSRRKQYGSSEQLSQAETSEKRPTSQMELQRRPGTSPHAQLGSKTEDQAISHSSQMTSRR, from the exons atggcagaATTTACAGGTTATAAGGAGACTTCAAATCGCCATCTTCGATTCAAGTTACAGAGTCTTGGCCGTCGTCTTGATGAACTGGAAGAAGCAACAAAAAATCTCCAGAAAGCGGAGGATGAGCTTCTTGACCTTCAGGACAAAGTTATCCAGGCAGAAGGCAGCAATTCTAGCATGCTTGCTGACGTAGAAGCTCTGAGAAAAAGAGTGCTGAAAATTGAAGGCAAGgatgaagaaataaaaaaagcTGAAGAGCTCTGTCAGCTGATGAAGGAAAAACTGGAGGGGGAGGAAAGCCTCACTCGAGAACTTAAATCAGAAATTGAACGGCTTCAGAAGAGAATGGCAGAACTGGAAAAACTGGAGGAAGCTTTTGGCAGGAGCAAGAATGATTGTACTCAGCTGTGTCTGAGccttaatgaagaaaaaaatttgACTAAAAAAATATCTACAGAGTTGGAAATACTTAGGATGAAAGTAAAAGAACTTGAAGCATCTGAAGACAGACTGGATAAAACTGAACATAGTTTAGTAAGTGAGTTAGAAAAGCTGAAATCTTTAACACTGAGCTTTGCTAGTGAAAGAAAACACTTCAATGAAAGAGAAAAGCAGAATGAAAAATTAATCCAGGAGCTAACACAAAAACtagaacaaaacaacaaactaAATAGGGCAGATCAAACTAGAAATGCATCAAACCTGCTAGAAAGATCATCAAATAGTCTTCTGGATAGAAATGACCTGAGAATTGAAGATGACTTGACATCTGTGTTGCCCCCTAAAGAAGCCAGAAGAAAGGGAAGCTTGGATTATCTAAAGCATGTAGAAAATGAAACCAGAAATAAATCAGAAAatcaaaagaataaaaatcaaGAAGACAACAAAGTGAAAGATCTCAATCAAGAAATTGAGAAACTTAAAactcaaattaaacattttgaatcTTTAGAAGAAgaacttaaaaaaatgaaagccaaaAATAATGACCTGCAAGATAGTTATCTGAGTGAACAGAATAAAAACAAGCTCCTGACTGGTCAATTGGAagaaattcaaattaaaataaaaaaacaaaaggatatgGAGAACGGTGAGGTGGAAAGTGAAGAAATGAGCTTTCCCAGCAGAATTAGACATGACAGACCTAAATACAGAGGTATCACAGCTGAGCCGGCAATTTCAAAACACAAGTCACGGGAGCTTTCACCTCAGCATAGACGGGAGAGAACACGGAACAGAGAGTTCTCTTCCAATAATGACAATTATACCACTAGCAGCAAGCAAGTTCCCAGTCCAAGTTTAATTAGTAGGAGAACAGCAAAGGCATCTAGTACATCTGCTCTACTAGACACTGTGATTAGTGATACAAAAAGAATGGAAGACAAACCAGCAGTTGCTACATTTTTATCTATGCAGAAAGATAGTGGTGCGCCACAAAATGAAGTGAAGAAATCGAGAGAGCAGCCATCTGTGCTGAGTCGATACCCACCGGCTGCACATGAGCACAAATCTTGGAAAGCATCTTCCAAACCTGGGAATGAAAGTGGACTGAAGACCAAGATTGAAAAGCCATCTCAGACATTTAGTGATGTTTGCCAAGGTAACTCTGATGCACTTGATGAAAAATCAAGCAAAGGAGAAATGACTGTATCTTTGACTGAAAAGATGAAAATAAGCCAAGCAGAGATGTCTGATCTCTGTGTAGAGATACCCTTTATGAAAAATAATCATGCACCATCGAATGAAACAGCTTCATCATATAGATACCATATCTCTTCTCAGATGTTAGCAGCTGAATCCACCAGCTCTAAAGCAGAAGCAGCAACAGTCTCTGTTGTATCTCACAGACAGTCCCCAGAAGGGAGATCTAAAAGAACAATAAACTCCCAAGAAAGAGAATTTAcagacacttttcatgaaaatatAAAGCCCCCAACTTTAATAAAGTATTCAAACAACTCAAGAAGTCAAGAAGACATTTTACAGATTCTCACAAGTCAAGGTAAGGAGGGAATGGACCAATCTGCACCATCAGTTACAGGTCAGACAAATGTTGGCATAAAACCTGACTCTTTGAGATCCAAAGCCATCAAACCAGCTATCCATGAAAAACTTAGTACAGATGAGGAGATGGGTAAAAGCACCAATGCTACTACTGAATCGGAACTGGAGACGAGAAAAAAACCCAGTTCCAGAGAATTCTCAAGCTCCAGAGGAGTTCTCAGAGCATCTCTCTTTGAAAATGATAAAAATACTGGAAATGAAGATGACCCCCCAAAATCCATAAAGATATCTTCAGATGCCACTAGTGTAGGATTGAAATCCAGACGGTCATTCAGTCCCAGAGAAGCTTTGAGATCAAAAGCCATCATTAAACCTGTAATAGTTGAAAAGGACATGAAAGAAGTAATGGGAGGGGCTGGGTCTGAAGAATACTCTCAAAAACAGAAATCTCTCTTTAAAACTGtgacaaataaaatgaaaagcagcATAACAATCTtcccctctgagccagccaaCACAAGGACCAACACAAATGAAGCAGCAAAGGAAAGACATACTTCTACCAGCAATATTAGAGTCACTCCAAATGAGCTGTCAACCATAACAAACAACATCAGCACACCCTTTGAGATCTCAATTAATAAGAGTGATATTGCTCTGAAATTATCTGAGGCAGATAAAATTGGGGACTTAGCTCTGAGAAACACGACAGAAACACTAATCTCAAGAAGCAGTATTATGATAAAACCTTCTGAACCCATTGAGAAGAACAGTTGTGAGCCATCCTTAGAGACAATCAGCTGGAAAAGCCATGGGTCTTTAGAATCAGATTCACCAGAGACAAAACACATCACTCTGAGAAGCTCTTGGAGGACAAGGCGGGGATTACAATCTTTGGAAGACTCTCAAATCAAAGTGGAAAAAAATACAGCTTCCATTCGTACAAAGGCATGCAAGTCATCTACAGACCTCTCTGAAACGGAAGGGGCCAATGCAAGAATACATTTACTTGAGCAGAATTCAAGAAGGTCCAGGGCCACTATTAATTCTTGGAATACTCCTGAATTAGAATTCAGAAGGACCCAAAGTAGCTTAAGTGCATCGGAGCTATCTACTCGAAGGAGCTACGTCCATGATCCCATCACTGCTTCTACTTGGAATCGCAAAACATTACCA GAGGAAAGCAAAGATTTTGTTCCCAGTTCCAGAAGAAAACAATATGGTTCTTCTGAACAGCTGTCCCAGGCTGAGACTTCAGAGAAAAGGCCAACCTCCCAGATGGAGCTGCAGCGGCGCCCTGGAACCAGCCCCCATGCACAGCTGGGCAGCAAGACAGAGGACCAG GCCATTTCCCACTCCTCCCAGATGACCTCTAGGAGATGA